One part of the Actinomyces howellii genome encodes these proteins:
- a CDS encoding right-handed parallel beta-helix repeat-containing protein — MDATRHRVVSLSLIAFIPVSLTLTACLPLGGSSSAQSAQSARPSATASPTAVPVDGAQDLAPEVAATSTTGESLAVPATPAGPEAAAGQAAQAPQAGQASAAGTQETQATEGTQEPAEESAGSQGAAAGTQDAAGTGATAGQAADAAQAGQASAADTQETQATEGTQEPAGSQGASAGTQDAEGRGARNAPAVPDASVPDSEVLVVEPGADLPAAVKEAASTGRGVRLTAGASYTLTEPVVLPDTVPFLDGNGATVDVAIPGTTRSAPASALAVATGSTDTVITNLTLDLADSRYTRGIAIVSASRVTVSGVTMTGSTFRAIEVAATTGPVSDLLITGNTVTSPAGTAETKGEIVSVMLSTAFAQPDDQFASSASPIWDRYTTDGTVSPTKYEHRNISVVGNTITGGYYGLSLSGVTDSVVSNNTITDNMRNISMQNHADNNLVEDNNLSQSRSSSVHVAYGSDSNTVRGNTITSTQAVGQGLLQAYMDSDDNTFTGNSVTVSGSQPGWILYVGTDSDRVTFSGNTVTGNARKAMIGVESVWDYDSSRSGLSGANPAAYMSSKVAAATDGSLITYNGGWGPLTGTTITDNVLQPGDPKAPVIYVGAEVSAGRDGTERIVGDVTDVTLRGNTVVGQDYSEGLRTHEGSLPGVGAATITFADDSVGTYATASPTP; from the coding sequence ATGGATGCCACTCGCCATCGCGTCGTCAGCCTCAGCCTGATCGCCTTCATCCCTGTGTCGCTCACGCTGACCGCCTGCCTGCCCCTGGGAGGCTCGTCCTCCGCCCAGTCCGCTCAGTCGGCCCGGCCCTCGGCGACCGCCAGCCCGACCGCTGTGCCCGTTGACGGCGCCCAGGACCTGGCTCCCGAGGTCGCCGCCACCTCGACGACCGGTGAGAGCCTGGCGGTTCCCGCCACGCCCGCAGGCCCGGAGGCCGCCGCCGGACAGGCGGCCCAGGCCCCCCAGGCCGGGCAGGCCTCTGCGGCGGGCACCCAGGAGACCCAGGCGACCGAGGGCACCCAGGAGCCGGCCGAGGAGTCGGCCGGCTCCCAGGGCGCAGCCGCCGGGACGCAGGACGCCGCAGGCACGGGGGCCACCGCCGGACAGGCGGCCGACGCCGCCCAGGCCGGGCAGGCCTCTGCGGCGGACACCCAGGAGACCCAGGCGACCGAGGGCACCCAGGAGCCGGCCGGCTCCCAGGGCGCATCCGCCGGGACGCAGGACGCTGAGGGACGAGGGGCGCGCAACGCCCCGGCCGTCCCCGACGCCTCCGTGCCGGACTCCGAGGTGCTCGTCGTCGAGCCGGGGGCTGACCTGCCCGCGGCCGTCAAGGAGGCCGCGAGCACGGGCCGGGGTGTGCGCCTGACCGCGGGAGCCAGCTACACGCTCACCGAGCCCGTGGTCCTGCCGGACACCGTGCCCTTCCTCGACGGCAACGGCGCGACGGTGGACGTGGCGATCCCCGGCACCACCCGCTCCGCCCCGGCCAGCGCGCTCGCCGTGGCCACGGGTTCGACGGACACCGTGATCACCAACCTGACCCTCGACCTGGCCGACTCCCGGTACACCCGGGGCATCGCGATCGTGTCGGCCTCGCGCGTCACCGTCTCCGGCGTGACGATGACGGGCTCGACCTTCCGTGCCATCGAGGTGGCGGCGACCACCGGTCCGGTCTCGGACCTGCTCATCACGGGCAACACGGTGACCAGCCCCGCGGGCACGGCTGAGACCAAGGGCGAGATCGTCTCGGTCATGCTGTCGACTGCCTTCGCGCAGCCGGACGACCAGTTCGCCTCCTCCGCGAGCCCCATCTGGGACCGCTACACCACGGACGGCACGGTCAGCCCGACGAAGTACGAGCACCGCAACATCTCGGTCGTCGGCAACACCATCACCGGGGGCTACTACGGCCTGAGCCTGTCCGGGGTCACCGACTCCGTCGTGTCGAACAACACGATCACGGACAACATGCGCAACATCTCGATGCAGAACCACGCGGACAACAACCTCGTGGAGGACAACAACCTCTCCCAGTCGCGCTCCTCGTCAGTCCACGTGGCGTACGGCTCGGACTCCAACACGGTGCGGGGCAACACGATCACCTCGACCCAGGCGGTGGGTCAGGGCCTGCTCCAGGCCTACATGGACTCCGACGACAACACCTTCACCGGCAACTCGGTGACCGTCTCGGGCTCCCAGCCCGGCTGGATCCTCTACGTCGGCACCGACTCCGACCGCGTCACCTTCTCGGGCAACACGGTGACGGGCAACGCCCGCAAGGCGATGATCGGCGTCGAGTCGGTGTGGGACTACGACTCGTCTCGCTCGGGACTGTCGGGCGCGAACCCCGCCGCCTACATGTCCTCCAAGGTCGCGGCGGCCACGGACGGTTCACTCATCACCTACAACGGAGGATGGGGCCCCCTGACCGGGACGACGATCACCGACAACGTCCTGCAGCCGGGCGACCCCAAGGCGCCGGTCATCTACGTCGGCGCAGAGGTGTCCGCCGGTCGGGACGGGACGGAGAGGATCGTCGGCGACGTCACGGACGTCACCCTGCGGGGCAACACGGTCGTCGGTCAGGACTACTCCGAGGGACTGCGCACCCACGAGGGCTCGCTTCCGGGCGTCGGCGCCGCGACCATCACCTTCGCTGACGACTCCGTCGGGACGTACGCCACCGCCTCCCCCACCCCGTGA